One genomic region from Spirosoma sp. KCTC 42546 encodes:
- a CDS encoding alpha/beta hydrolase, giving the protein MLNRQLKWLALSCLLMVMTATASLAQITNPVKSIFPADTRFVANVPYAGDTLKRHLLDIYLPAKSGANPPLVVWVHGGAWMLNDKYADMSYMKNTVRSILEKGYAFASIDYRYSTTAPFPAQLQDCNQALEFLYQQAATYGYDRNRIALMGFSAGGHLASLLALSANNFIPAFYANRKKPSFQIKTVVDFYGPADLLAMIRRDAPLSDTAVATSESRLLGASPLRRPDLARIASPVTYIDTNDPPFLIIQGEKDESVPAAQSVLLSSWLTLAKVKNRLIIVPGAPHYGTMFDSDVNRQAIFDWLDTYLKK; this is encoded by the coding sequence ATGCTGAACCGGCAATTGAAGTGGCTTGCTTTATCCTGTTTGCTGATGGTCATGACTGCTACAGCGAGTCTGGCCCAGATAACCAACCCTGTTAAATCGATTTTCCCGGCAGATACCCGCTTTGTGGCGAACGTACCCTATGCAGGCGATACTCTAAAGAGGCATTTACTGGATATCTATCTACCCGCCAAATCGGGTGCCAATCCACCTTTGGTTGTTTGGGTACACGGGGGCGCCTGGATGCTTAACGACAAGTACGCCGACATGAGTTACATGAAAAACACCGTTCGATCCATTCTGGAAAAAGGCTACGCTTTTGCCTCTATCGACTATCGGTACAGTACAACGGCACCTTTTCCGGCTCAACTACAGGACTGTAATCAGGCACTTGAGTTTCTATACCAGCAGGCGGCTACCTATGGGTATGACCGAAATCGAATTGCGTTAATGGGTTTCTCCGCGGGCGGTCACCTGGCGTCATTACTCGCTTTATCGGCCAATAATTTCATACCTGCCTTTTACGCCAATCGGAAAAAGCCGTCGTTCCAGATCAAAACCGTCGTTGATTTCTATGGCCCGGCCGATTTGCTGGCGATGATTCGACGGGATGCTCCGCTTTCGGATACGGCTGTGGCTACTTCTGAAAGTCGCCTGTTAGGGGCATCTCCCTTACGTCGGCCAGACCTGGCGAGAATTGCCAGCCCCGTCACCTATATTGATACGAATGATCCCCCGTTTCTGATTATTCAGGGCGAGAAAGACGAGTCGGTGCCAGCCGCGCAGTCTGTTTTGCTGAGTTCCTGGCTGACGCTGGCAAAGGTTAAAAACAGGCTCATCATCGTGCCAGGCGCTCCCCATTACGGTACCATGTTCGATAGCGATGTTAATCGGCAGGCTATTTTTGACTGGCTGGATACCTATCTAAAAAAGTAA
- a CDS encoding amidohydrolase, giving the protein MKKTFHLLAIAALPLLALAKGPGDTVKPAKETADKVYINGKIITVDAKNSTAQAVAVKAGKILAVGSVSDINKLKDGKTIVVDLGGKTVIPGLIDGHSHFMSLEWTKTANVAAPPVGPVKTIADLVAELKKYKAEKNIPDGEWINGFGYDVDQLAEKRHPTKDDLDGAFPNNPVVITHVSGHMAVANSAALKSAGIDSTTKDPAGGIIVRKDGSNEPAGLLQERAQGLVRRNRPSKTPTLDEQLKTLKDQQLYYASQGITTAQDGSTSFESLQLLKQAADRGELLIDIETLPSYGIIDKVLGNPEFKYGVLDKHLKLNGFKFMSDGSPQGKTAYFGQPYLTKVPGCDSEVCRGFPVTTQEQFNAAVKKGFENNIQVFVHCNGDAAIDMYIEAVENANRELKTTSTNRRPVVIHSQFVRPDQLDKYKQLGMLPACFTNHTFFWGDVHVQNLGEKRAFFSSPLKTALKKGIIATNHTDFPVTPVNQLFLLWTAVNRQSRSGKTIGPDERLTPIEGLRTITINGAYEYFEEATKGSIEPGKLADLVVLSDNPLTIDPQAIKDLVVLETIKEGKTIYKR; this is encoded by the coding sequence ATGAAAAAGACATTCCACTTACTTGCCATAGCCGCTCTACCCCTACTGGCATTGGCCAAAGGCCCTGGCGATACCGTAAAGCCAGCCAAAGAAACGGCGGATAAGGTTTACATCAATGGCAAGATTATTACCGTTGATGCGAAGAACTCGACGGCCCAGGCCGTGGCCGTAAAAGCGGGCAAAATCCTGGCCGTTGGCTCGGTCAGTGACATCAACAAGTTGAAAGATGGCAAAACGATTGTCGTAGACCTGGGTGGCAAAACGGTCATTCCCGGTCTGATTGATGGTCATAGCCACTTCATGAGCCTCGAATGGACCAAAACAGCTAACGTAGCCGCTCCCCCCGTTGGACCAGTAAAAACCATAGCCGATCTGGTTGCGGAACTGAAAAAATACAAGGCCGAGAAAAATATCCCCGATGGCGAATGGATTAACGGCTTTGGCTACGATGTGGACCAACTGGCCGAAAAACGCCACCCGACTAAAGACGATCTGGACGGTGCATTTCCCAACAACCCGGTTGTGATTACACACGTTTCCGGACATATGGCCGTGGCCAATTCAGCCGCGCTGAAATCGGCAGGAATCGACAGCACAACCAAAGATCCTGCCGGGGGTATAATTGTCCGGAAAGATGGCTCCAACGAACCGGCCGGTTTACTTCAGGAGCGGGCGCAAGGGCTTGTCCGGCGCAACCGCCCGAGCAAAACGCCTACGCTGGACGAACAGCTCAAAACGCTCAAAGATCAGCAGTTGTACTATGCCAGTCAGGGCATCACGACCGCTCAGGACGGCAGCACCAGTTTTGAATCCCTGCAATTGCTCAAACAAGCCGCCGACCGGGGCGAGTTACTCATCGACATTGAAACCTTACCGTCGTATGGCATTATCGACAAAGTGCTGGGCAACCCGGAGTTCAAATACGGAGTATTGGACAAGCATCTGAAACTGAATGGCTTTAAGTTCATGTCGGATGGCTCGCCACAAGGCAAAACGGCTTATTTCGGTCAGCCGTATTTAACTAAGGTACCGGGATGTGATAGTGAAGTTTGTCGGGGATTTCCAGTTACCACGCAGGAGCAATTCAACGCAGCGGTAAAAAAGGGGTTCGAAAACAACATTCAGGTATTTGTCCACTGCAACGGCGACGCGGCCATCGACATGTACATCGAGGCTGTTGAAAACGCCAATCGGGAGTTGAAAACGACCAGTACCAACCGACGGCCCGTCGTGATTCACTCACAATTTGTGCGCCCCGATCAGTTGGATAAGTACAAGCAGTTAGGCATGTTACCAGCCTGCTTTACCAACCACACCTTCTTTTGGGGCGATGTACACGTGCAAAACCTGGGCGAGAAACGGGCTTTCTTTTCGAGCCCACTGAAAACGGCACTCAAAAAAGGCATCATTGCTACCAACCATACCGATTTCCCAGTAACTCCTGTAAATCAGCTATTTCTACTGTGGACAGCCGTCAATCGGCAATCCCGTTCGGGCAAAACCATTGGCCCCGACGAACGACTAACGCCCATTGAAGGCTTGCGAACCATTACGATCAATGGTGCTTATGAATATTTCGAAGAAGCCACAAAAGGCTCTATCGAACCCGGCAAGCTGGCCGATCTGGTTGTCCTTTCCGACAATCCACTGACCATCGATCCGCAAGCCATTAAAGACCTGGTTGTGCTCGAAACCATCAAGGAAGGCAAGACCATCTACAAGCGTTAG
- the soxC gene encoding sulfite dehydrogenase — MKKKISQIDQLTGKISRRTMLGGAATAAVAIVQTASGKTIQAGVSVAELLPDDPTKQVGTLAGEVGTRSTFEKLVKKPSDISSRSPLQDFYGIITPSDLHFERHHAGVPAIDPTKHELLIHGMVDKPLIFTIADLKRFPSVSRIAFLECSGNFRTGKETMSPQDVCGLTSQSEWTGVKLSTLFREVGVKPNASWFLAEGSDAAVMTRSIPVKKGWDDAIIAYAQNGEALRPEQGYPVRLFLPGWEGNTSVKWLRRIELSDQPYMTREETSKYTEPIKAGKYRQFSFDIDARSIITFPSYPKKVEKGYIEIRGIAWSGRGRVVRVEVSTDAGKTWSLATLQDPVLDKAHTAFRYLWQWNGSETEIMSRVTDETGYTQPTLKQLVDARGSEVGYHFNPITAWQIKADGRVLFKPE, encoded by the coding sequence ATGAAGAAGAAAATTAGTCAAATCGACCAGCTTACGGGTAAAATTTCGCGTCGCACGATGCTTGGGGGAGCGGCAACGGCGGCTGTGGCCATCGTTCAGACGGCATCGGGCAAAACGATTCAGGCAGGTGTTTCGGTAGCTGAATTACTGCCCGATGATCCAACAAAGCAAGTCGGTACGCTGGCGGGTGAAGTGGGGACCCGGTCGACGTTTGAAAAACTCGTCAAGAAACCGTCCGACATTTCGTCGCGCTCGCCCTTACAGGATTTTTATGGCATCATAACGCCATCAGATCTCCATTTTGAGCGCCATCACGCAGGTGTACCGGCCATTGATCCGACCAAACATGAATTACTGATTCACGGGATGGTCGATAAACCCCTCATTTTCACTATCGCTGATCTGAAACGGTTTCCGTCTGTCTCGCGGATTGCGTTTCTGGAGTGTTCGGGTAATTTCCGAACGGGCAAAGAAACCATGTCGCCACAGGATGTTTGCGGTCTGACCAGTCAAAGTGAGTGGACAGGCGTTAAACTCTCGACCCTGTTTCGGGAAGTGGGCGTTAAACCCAACGCCAGCTGGTTTCTGGCCGAAGGCTCCGATGCGGCCGTTATGACCCGCAGTATCCCGGTCAAAAAAGGCTGGGACGATGCCATTATTGCCTACGCCCAGAATGGCGAGGCCCTCCGGCCCGAGCAGGGTTATCCCGTTCGGTTGTTTCTGCCGGGTTGGGAAGGGAATACATCGGTAAAGTGGCTTCGCCGGATCGAACTCTCCGACCAACCCTACATGACCCGCGAGGAAACCTCCAAATACACGGAACCCATCAAAGCCGGAAAATACCGCCAATTCAGCTTCGACATCGACGCCCGCTCGATCATTACGTTTCCATCCTATCCTAAAAAAGTGGAGAAGGGCTATATCGAAATCCGGGGTATTGCCTGGAGTGGTCGGGGAAGAGTTGTTCGGGTGGAGGTGAGTACAGATGCGGGTAAAACCTGGAGTCTGGCAACCCTTCAGGACCCCGTTTTAGACAAAGCACACACGGCCTTCCGGTACCTATGGCAGTGGAACGGTTCGGAAACGGAAATTATGAGTCGCGTAACTGACGAAACGGGCTACACCCAACCGACACTCAAGCAATTGGTCGACGCCAGGGGAAGCGAAGTGGGTTATCATTTCAACCCCATTACAGCCTGGCAAATCAAGGCCGATGGCCGGGTGTTGTTCAAACCTGAATAG
- a CDS encoding APC family permease, with protein sequence MTKGKELVEMKREIGLIDATLLAAGGMIGSGIFIVSADVTRTVGSAGWLIVVWLIGGFMTLIAAVSYGELSGMYPKAGGQYVYLKEAFNPLVAFLYGWSLFAVIQTGTIAAVGVSFFKFLAYFIPEVSEDIALFSIGSFHISPAQLLAIGIIFLLTYINTKGVKGGKIIQTVFTATKVLSLIGLIGFGLIYLKPEVWATNWANAWHLQPLSRDGSFGNYIGLPALGGAIAAALTGTVVSYDAWNNVTFVASEIKNPRRNIGLSLLLGTLLVTLLYVSLNVMFTAVLPLADIAGAEKDRVGITAAQAIFGNAGTAVIAITILIATFGCNNGLILSGARVYYSMAKDGLFFRKTAHLNKHAVPEFALWIQAVVASLLCLSGRYGDLLDMISFVVVLFYILTIWGIFILRKKQPTIARSYKAFGYPVLPALYIVMGIAFCSLLIIYKPIYTWPGLLIALIGVPIYYWLVKHNTVLTDEEIHV encoded by the coding sequence ATGACTAAAGGAAAGGAACTTGTTGAGATGAAGCGGGAAATTGGCCTGATCGACGCGACCCTGCTGGCAGCGGGCGGCATGATTGGCTCCGGCATTTTCATTGTCAGTGCCGATGTTACGCGGACTGTTGGCTCCGCCGGGTGGCTCATCGTTGTCTGGCTCATTGGCGGTTTCATGACCCTGATTGCCGCTGTCAGTTATGGTGAACTCAGTGGCATGTATCCCAAAGCAGGTGGGCAATATGTGTACCTCAAAGAAGCCTTCAACCCGCTGGTAGCCTTCCTTTACGGCTGGAGTTTATTTGCGGTTATTCAAACCGGAACGATTGCCGCTGTGGGGGTTTCCTTTTTTAAATTCCTGGCCTACTTTATTCCCGAAGTGAGTGAAGACATTGCTTTGTTTTCCATCGGGAGCTTTCACATTTCCCCGGCTCAGCTACTGGCCATTGGCATTATTTTCCTCCTCACCTACATCAATACCAAAGGAGTTAAAGGCGGCAAAATAATTCAGACTGTTTTCACGGCAACCAAAGTATTGAGCCTGATCGGATTGATTGGCTTTGGCCTGATCTATTTGAAACCGGAAGTTTGGGCAACCAACTGGGCCAATGCCTGGCACCTGCAACCGCTCAGCCGCGATGGGTCGTTTGGTAATTACATCGGCCTACCGGCACTGGGGGGAGCCATTGCGGCTGCACTTACGGGCACTGTTGTTAGTTACGACGCCTGGAACAACGTGACGTTTGTGGCTAGTGAAATTAAAAATCCGCGCCGGAATATTGGGCTGAGTTTGTTACTGGGCACGTTGCTCGTCACGTTACTTTACGTATCGCTCAACGTCATGTTCACCGCTGTGCTGCCGCTGGCGGATATTGCCGGGGCCGAAAAAGATCGCGTGGGCATCACGGCGGCTCAGGCCATCTTCGGGAACGCGGGTACCGCCGTCATCGCCATTACCATCTTAATTGCCACGTTCGGTTGTAATAACGGCCTGATTCTATCCGGAGCACGCGTCTATTACAGCATGGCCAAAGACGGATTATTTTTCAGAAAAACGGCGCACCTCAACAAACACGCCGTACCCGAATTTGCCTTGTGGATCCAGGCGGTGGTCGCTTCACTGCTCTGTTTGAGTGGGCGCTACGGCGATTTGCTGGATATGATTTCGTTTGTTGTCGTGCTGTTTTATATCCTGACCATTTGGGGTATTTTTATCCTTCGGAAAAAGCAGCCAACGATCGCGCGTTCGTACAAAGCGTTTGGCTACCCCGTTTTGCCCGCGTTGTACATCGTAATGGGGATTGCGTTTTGCAGTCTGCTTATCATTTACAAACCCATATACACCTGGCCAGGGCTACTGATCGCCCTGATTGGCGTGCCAATCTATTACTGGTTAGTGAAACACAACACCGTACTGACCGATGAAGAAATACATGTATAG
- a CDS encoding LLM class flavin-dependent oxidoreductase, protein MTLSKIEPVSVRTPQRVAEISWFDDIIGGDTEYLGVLDNSRRSSFEHCKDIALEAEKLGFSSILFPTAYTVGQDPLTFAAGIATLTQKINLLVAIRTGEFHPPMLARALASLDHMLGGRLILNIINSDLPGFREEPGLRYERCIETIEILKQAWTQDRINYKGKYYQVNLPTDPVKPYQQNGGPLLYFGGTSSGSRDVCAQYCDVFLNWPESEESMYETLKDMSARAASYGRKIDFGLRIHVIVRETEAEARAYAKRLMSKFDDQRGLEIRARGEDSRSLGVLRQDQLRETGDEDGYVEDILWTHIGKVFSGCGGGLVGSADQVVAKLNRYMDMGFRSFVFSGFPLIEEANYFAKLVLPRLPNVSMPRLQGRIPAEEPVTPLTTAVLV, encoded by the coding sequence ATGACTTTATCCAAAATAGAACCGGTATCTGTCCGAACCCCACAACGCGTTGCTGAAATTTCGTGGTTCGATGACATTATTGGGGGCGATACCGAATACCTGGGCGTACTGGACAACAGCCGCCGGAGTAGTTTTGAGCACTGCAAGGATATTGCGCTGGAAGCCGAAAAACTAGGGTTCAGCTCGATCTTATTCCCAACGGCCTATACCGTCGGACAGGACCCGCTGACGTTTGCAGCAGGGATTGCCACCCTCACCCAGAAAATCAACTTACTGGTGGCTATACGCACCGGCGAATTTCATCCACCTATGCTGGCCAGGGCGCTGGCGTCGCTCGACCATATGCTCGGAGGGCGGCTGATTCTGAACATTATCAACTCCGATTTGCCCGGCTTCCGCGAAGAACCGGGTCTGCGGTACGAACGCTGCATCGAAACCATCGAAATTCTGAAACAGGCCTGGACGCAGGATCGCATCAATTACAAAGGCAAATACTACCAAGTCAATTTACCAACCGACCCAGTAAAACCCTACCAGCAGAATGGCGGTCCACTGCTCTATTTTGGGGGTACATCCAGTGGATCGCGCGACGTTTGTGCCCAATACTGCGATGTCTTTCTGAACTGGCCCGAATCGGAAGAAAGCATGTATGAAACCCTCAAGGATATGAGCGCCCGGGCCGCCAGCTATGGACGAAAAATTGATTTTGGCCTCCGTATCCACGTGATCGTTCGCGAAACGGAAGCCGAAGCCCGCGCCTACGCCAAGCGCCTGATGTCGAAGTTCGATGATCAACGGGGGCTGGAAATCCGGGCTCGGGGGGAAGATTCACGCTCATTGGGTGTACTTCGGCAAGACCAGCTCCGCGAAACCGGCGATGAAGACGGGTATGTTGAAGACATCCTCTGGACACACATCGGTAAGGTATTTTCCGGCTGTGGGGGCGGGCTGGTTGGGAGTGCGGACCAGGTGGTGGCCAAGCTGAATCGGTATATGGACATGGGGTTTCGGTCGTTCGTGTTTTCCGGGTTTCCACTGATCGAAGAAGCCAACTACTTCGCCAAGCTGGTATTACCGCGCCTGCCCAATGTGTCGATGCCGCGCTTGCAGGGCAGAATCCCAGCCGAAGAACCCGTTACCCCGTTAACCACCGCCGTGCTCGTTTAA
- a CDS encoding redoxin domain-containing protein, producing MTLEMVNELGDVRAVVVKDRQPVERVRPLLIGESVPFFSLVDTADYWQASLLTVDAAHQTVSLPELLTRGPIVISFYCPCWGGYARPFLASLTKLATEVRAKGGQMVVFTNQNPKYLVQQTDLSTMLLAYDADNSVARRFGVYSETDPIWDRVSGISEDVYVPAVYVIDRFRRIQYHFLDENFEGFTQQEDVLSALPQ from the coding sequence ATGACACTGGAAATGGTTAATGAATTGGGCGATGTTCGGGCAGTCGTTGTAAAAGATCGCCAGCCTGTGGAGCGGGTGCGTCCTTTACTAATCGGAGAATCTGTTCCCTTTTTCTCATTGGTTGATACGGCTGACTATTGGCAGGCATCCCTTCTAACGGTCGATGCCGCCCATCAGACGGTAAGCTTACCTGAGCTGCTAACCCGGGGGCCAATTGTAATTAGTTTTTATTGCCCTTGCTGGGGTGGTTACGCCCGCCCGTTTTTGGCTTCCTTAACAAAACTGGCTACCGAGGTTCGGGCAAAAGGCGGTCAAATGGTGGTATTTACCAATCAGAATCCGAAGTATCTGGTACAGCAGACAGATCTGTCGACCATGTTGTTGGCGTACGATGCCGATAACTCAGTAGCCCGACGGTTTGGGGTTTACTCGGAAACAGACCCCATCTGGGATCGCGTATCAGGCATTTCGGAAGACGTATACGTACCTGCGGTATACGTCATCGACCGGTTTCGCCGAATTCAATACCATTTCCTGGACGAAAACTTTGAGGGATTTACTCAACAGGAAGATGTGTTGAGCGCACTGCCGCAATAA
- a CDS encoding porin family protein produces the protein MNVLFSFVTLSLVSQSLLAQPKPAARKPIPAKRPVTTQSATTPVKKPVATTTLSAAQPAKAAPVEQEQPRPEQPTTTYVAPKPQAAPANRPAVQNTPTTTSQSHFRIGFRLGGNSSTIGGTDISALGEGVKLARVTGFHGGVIVNIGGPNFSVQPEILYTQYGVRVAAGADYFQLKYNLVEVPILLKASFGQPNLRFFINAGPVAGYTTSGTISVQESGQSQSQALDVTSSGRLSFGASGGAGVALKAGPGSVQLEARYSYLFSSNEDGVALNPQNAMLSVGYLIPLGGK, from the coding sequence ATGAACGTCCTCTTTTCCTTCGTTACGCTTTCTCTTGTTTCTCAAAGTCTGTTGGCTCAGCCCAAACCGGCCGCACGCAAGCCAATCCCTGCTAAGCGCCCGGTTACTACACAATCAGCTACCACCCCGGTTAAGAAACCAGTTGCCACAACGACACTCTCCGCAGCTCAGCCAGCTAAAGCGGCTCCTGTTGAACAGGAACAGCCGCGGCCGGAACAACCAACTACTACATACGTAGCGCCTAAACCGCAGGCAGCACCCGCCAATCGCCCGGCAGTTCAAAACACCCCAACTACCACCAGTCAATCTCATTTTAGGATTGGTTTCCGGCTCGGGGGCAACTCATCAACGATCGGCGGAACTGATATTTCGGCCTTGGGAGAGGGCGTTAAACTGGCCCGGGTAACCGGTTTTCACGGCGGAGTTATCGTCAATATCGGTGGCCCCAACTTTTCGGTACAACCCGAAATTCTCTATACCCAATATGGAGTTCGCGTGGCGGCTGGCGCTGATTATTTCCAGCTCAAATACAACCTCGTTGAAGTGCCGATATTGCTAAAAGCTAGCTTTGGTCAACCAAACCTTCGGTTCTTTATCAATGCGGGTCCGGTTGCAGGCTATACCACAAGTGGAACCATATCCGTTCAGGAGTCGGGTCAATCCCAGTCTCAGGCACTAGACGTGACCTCCTCTGGCCGACTGTCATTTGGCGCATCGGGCGGAGCTGGTGTTGCGTTGAAAGCCGGTCCGGGATCGGTTCAACTGGAAGCCCGTTACTCATACTTGTTCTCCAGCAATGAGGATGGCGTAGCGCTGAATCCGCAAAATGCGATGCTATCCGTAGGTTACCTCATTCCGCTGGGTGGGAAATAA
- a CDS encoding LytTR family DNA-binding domain-containing protein, translating into METILLPDFTIKRSVSVASIEYIEAMGNYSLVHVRNQKPMLVAITLKRLSERLPAFLRIHKGILVNPDYIVAYHTRYLDTPYVQLSKNRQLPISRRQIKQLRPYLAAFPVISPNRCSPVCA; encoded by the coding sequence ATGGAAACTATTCTCTTACCCGACTTTACTATCAAGCGATCCGTTTCGGTGGCCTCCATCGAGTATATCGAAGCAATGGGAAATTATTCGCTGGTTCACGTAAGGAATCAGAAGCCTATGCTAGTGGCCATTACACTTAAACGCCTGTCGGAACGCCTGCCTGCCTTTCTTCGCATTCATAAAGGAATTTTGGTGAACCCTGACTACATCGTGGCTTATCATACCCGCTATCTGGACACGCCTTATGTACAGCTCTCAAAAAACCGCCAGTTGCCTATTTCTCGTCGGCAGATCAAACAATTAAGGCCTTATCTGGCAGCTTTTCCCGTAATCTCACCGAACCGATGTTCACCTGTTTGTGCATGA
- a CDS encoding DUF4395 domain-containing protein → MNTTLECPVDGIQINETKVRLVAGFVLASGLAYLLSDWLIIPLGLVLDFGLRSFDLGKYSPFGTLAEELVKTLHLPYKGTDQAPKRFAARIGLAFSLLILGLHLADISTLVPTATLVLFAALESIVGFCAGCYVYTFYVRLFPRTA, encoded by the coding sequence ATGAATACGACCCTTGAGTGTCCCGTTGACGGGATACAAATTAATGAAACGAAAGTCCGTTTGGTAGCTGGATTCGTGTTAGCAAGTGGGCTCGCGTATTTACTGAGTGACTGGCTTATTATACCGTTAGGACTGGTGCTGGACTTTGGGCTGCGGAGTTTCGATCTGGGTAAATATAGTCCATTCGGTACTCTGGCCGAAGAGCTGGTAAAGACGCTGCATCTGCCCTACAAAGGTACCGATCAGGCTCCTAAACGGTTCGCTGCCCGAATCGGACTGGCCTTCAGCTTACTTATTTTAGGTCTTCACCTGGCGGATATATCCACCCTTGTGCCTACTGCGACACTTGTCCTGTTTGCTGCTTTAGAGTCTATCGTTGGCTTCTGTGCGGGTTGCTATGTATATACCTTCTATGTGCGTTTGTTTCCCAGAACTGCCTAA
- a CDS encoding c-type cytochrome: MKKYMYSLRMLSGALLLIALDGCFQANGKERSSLSSSTTALISQADTLPWPASFGLGRPATQAEIARLDIDVRPDGKGLPPGEGKAAIGKVIFAAKCAACHGAGGIGGPNGSLVSTNDPTRKRPEKTIGNYWPYATTVFDYIRRAMPFSQPGSLTNDEVYNLTAYLLNANGIIEEKVVINAQTLPKVVMPAQKLFVPDDRTGGPTIK, from the coding sequence ATGAAGAAATACATGTATAGCCTGCGGATGCTGAGTGGTGCGCTCTTACTCATAGCCCTGGATGGCTGTTTTCAGGCAAATGGAAAAGAACGTTCCAGTCTATCCAGCTCGACAACTGCGTTGATTAGCCAAGCCGATACCCTTCCCTGGCCCGCCAGCTTTGGGCTGGGACGCCCGGCTACGCAGGCAGAGATTGCCCGTTTAGACATCGACGTTCGGCCGGATGGGAAAGGATTACCACCCGGTGAAGGAAAAGCCGCTATTGGAAAAGTAATTTTTGCGGCCAAATGTGCGGCCTGCCATGGCGCTGGGGGCATAGGAGGCCCAAACGGTTCGCTGGTGAGTACGAACGATCCTACCCGAAAGCGACCCGAAAAAACTATTGGTAATTACTGGCCCTACGCAACTACCGTCTTCGATTATATCCGGCGGGCCATGCCGTTCAGTCAGCCTGGTTCCCTCACCAATGACGAGGTCTATAACCTGACGGCGTATTTGCTGAACGCTAACGGCATCATCGAAGAAAAAGTGGTCATCAATGCCCAGACCTTGCCGAAGGTAGTCATGCCCGCACAAAAATTATTCGTACCCGACGACCGCACAGGTGGCCCAACCATCAAGTAA